From a region of the Salvelinus namaycush isolate Seneca chromosome 40, SaNama_1.0, whole genome shotgun sequence genome:
- the LOC120033731 gene encoding zinc finger protein Dzip1-like, translated as MSVSTSTTIPPFKFRPRRESVDWRRISAVDVDLVASELDFQTLQEHITGVTFCNVEGERCVRCQSPVDPALLKLFRLAQLTVEYLLHSQEYLTLSLWVAEERLQTQAREHQQLLAQQQKQADQAKILKTELKQRKKIIALNQQAMINMTNCHKCQHCDKAFMNSSFLQNHMQRRHPDEYDSQLRTVNQRKVKSIADEEEISRLKGQLSYTTSELESQRQALLAKASQERDQQSMHQDLMRTLEIWKEEEHRKMEEMREGFRGEIEMLHNRNALLQQKVDLTMTTPERRPSPAPQQTDQDMDEKNKVVVQKMDQKHKKLEERFTSKIEKMKANHESEKNQWQDQFSRLESSVVEWQQQSQRQKEESDQRLQERDLIIFSQREQIKHMSSNPPTKLVEVPVIITAPAPEPKPKRVVKDSSSVSEKKPVVVMKQPSSVTSVLRKNPNIKRELRPALEQALLEKLESLGVKPGLRGLGGSEYSDLMAKVCMERESTARDIPDYWRHREDVAHTLRLRLKDKRTGSDSAPEQRVKPKQPTQVTQARQRSSSLSSKVTQVMSGPPAAPAKQPAPRTLTSTLPKTSTPKTPPFSSDDKSTEEEESEEEKPPQKPRQQQRVPHHRASQPKPTQPKTTPHHKLTQSKPAQARFGQPRTTQAQPYKPQQPRSAAVNTTKMGVTVVESEGEWTEGSELEEIDPQQLQNYKDKNGNVQKTTNNNLVKDLTKSLEKELADRGPKKPLGGVSTLPERKDKDVVRELKYTNDDDEDDWDISSLDDLSVPAPVGKPTTPVRKSLDSDSTTSVWGTSTGKGPKTGLNEAGTGSTLKSSLVSVSDWSDDDI; from the exons ATGTCTGTCTCCACATCCACCACCATCCCGCCCTTCAAATTCCGGCCGCGGCGCGAGAGCGTTGACTGGCGCCGAATCAGCGCGGTGGACGTGGACCTGGTGGCCAGCGAACTGGACTTCCAGACCCTGCAGGAGCACATCACAGGGGTGACCTTCTGCAACGTGGAGGGAGAGCGTTGTGTCCGCTGCCAGAGCCCCGTGGACCCAGCGCTGCTCAAGCTCTTCCGCCTGGCCCAGCTGACAGTGGAGTACCTGCTGCACTCCCAGGAGTACTTGACCCTGAGCCTGTGGGTGGCTGAGGAGAGGCTGCAGACCCAGGCCCGCGAGCACCAGCAGCTCCTGGCCCAGCAGCAGAAGCAGGCGGACCAGGCCAAGATACTGAAGACGGAGCTAAAGCAGAGGAAGAAAATCATTGCCCTCAACCAGCAGGCTATGATCAACATGACTAATTGCCATAAG TGTCAACATTGTGATAAAGCCTTCATGAATTCCTCCTTTCTCCAGAATCATATGCAACGTCGCCATCCAGACGAGTACGACAGCC AGTTAAGGACAGTCAACCAGAGGAAAGTGAAGAGCATTGCAGATGAGGAGGAGATCAGTCGGCTGAAAGGGCAGCTGAGTTACACCACATCTGAGCTGGAGTCACAGAGGCAAGCCCTCTTGGCCAAAGCCTCTCAG GAAAGAGACCAGCAGTCCATGCACCAGGATTTGATGAGAACGCTAGAGATCTGGAAGGAAGAAGAACACAGGAAgatggaggagatgagagagggttTCCGGGGGGAGATCGAGATGCTTCACAACAGGAACGCTCTTCTTCAACAA AAAGTGGACCTCACGATGACCACTCCTGAGAGGAGGCCCAGTCCTGCTCCCCAGCAGACTGACCAAGACATGgatgaaaaaaacaaggttgtgGTCCAGAAGATGGATCAGAAACACAAGAAACTG GAAGAAAGGTTTACATCAAAAATAGAAAAAATGAAGGCTAACCATGAGAGCGAGAAGAATCAG TGGCAGGATCAGTTTAGCAGGTTGGAGTCGTCTGTGGTGGAGTGGCAGCAGCAGAGCCAGAGGCAGAAGGAGGAGAGTGACCAGCGGCTTCAGGAGCGGGACCTAATCATCTTCTCTCAGAGAGAGCAG ATAAAGCATATGTCCTCAAATCCACCTACTAAATTAGTTGAAGTTCCAG TGATCATAACAGCCCCAGCACCAGAGCCTAAACCAAAGAGAGTAGTGAAGG ACTCGTCCAGCGTGTCTGAGAAGAAGCCAGTTGTTGTAATGAAGCAGCCGTCTTCGGTGACCAGTGTCCTGAGGAAGAACCCCAACATCAAGAGGGAGCTGCGTCCCGCCCTGGAGCAGGCACTCCTAGAGAAGCTTGAGTCCCTGGGAGTCAAACCG GGGCTGAGGGGACTCGGAGGCAGTGAGTACAGTGATCTCATGGCTAAGGTgtgcatggagagagagagtacagcgAGGGACATTCCGGACTACTGGCGTCACCGTGAGGATGTGGCTCACACACTGCGTCTGAGACTGAAGGACAAGAGGACGGGGAGTGACTCTGCCCCCGAGCAGCGGGTCAAACCAAAACAACCCACTCAAG TGACCCAGGCCAGACAACGGTCCAGCAGCCTTTCCTCCAAGGTGACCCAAGTGATGTCAGGACCACCAGCAGCGCCTGCCAAACAGCCTGCCCCCCGGACCCTTACCAGTACCCTGCCCAAGACCTCCACTCCCAA GACCCCTCCCTTCAGCTCAGACGACAAGTCAACAGAGGAGGAGGAGTCTGAAGAGGAGAAGCCACCTCAGAAACCCAGGCAGCAGCAGAGAGTCCCTCATCACAGAGCGTCCCAGCCCAaaccaacacaacccaagacCACCCCCCATCACAAACTCACCCAGTCCAAACCGGCCCAGGCCAGATTTGGCCAGCCCAGGACCACCCAGGCTCAGCCATATAAACCCCAGCAGCCCAGAAGCGCTGCGGTCAACACAACCAAGATGGGGGTCACTGtggtagagagtgagggagagtggACAGAGGGGAGTGAGTTGGAGGAGATCGACCCACAACAGCTCCAGAACTACAAAGACAAGAATGGGAACGTACAGAAGACTACAAACA ATAACCTGGTCAAGGACTTGACTAAGAGCCTGGAGAAGGAGCTTGCAGACAGAGGACCAAAGAAGCCACTAGGGGGAGTGAGCACCTTACCAGAGAGGAAAGACAAAGACGTTGTACGGGAACTCAAG TATACAaacgatgatgatgaggatgactgGGATATCTCCTCGTTGGATGACCTATCGGTACCCGCCCCTGTGGGCAAGCCCACCACCCCCGTGAGGAAGAGCCTGGACTCAGACAGCACTACCAGTGTCTGGGGAACATCCACCGGGAAGGGACCGAAAACAG GTTTGAATGAAGCAGGAACCGGCAGCACTCTGAAGAGCAGTCTGGTCTCTGTCAGCGACTGGAGTGACGATGATATATAG
- the LOC120033732 gene encoding claudin-10-like, with the protein MKHRTVMMYMEIGCFVSCLSGWILVSSTLAIEYWTWSEVGSVVLTTGNYFSNLWKDCVSDSTGVSDCKEYPSMLGLPVFLHSVRALSICSVILGFFAGVLTLIGMKCTKIGGSELANARVTFAGGITYLASGFAGLIVYSWWGNKVRSEFVDPNFKAQKFEIGAAVFIGWGGSILLITGGFVLSFFSGKEGLRSTSKKRPRRPNSYATARTRRTYMMPNSSRVTPMPQLVQGSRGGRKIRTTRTTGTFSRDDFV; encoded by the exons ATGAAGCACAGGACGGTGATGATGTACATGGAGATAGGCTGCTTTGTGTCGTGTCTGTCTGGCTGGATTCTGGTGAGCTCCACCCTGGCTATAGAGTACTGGACCTGGTCTGAAGTGGGCAGCGTGGTGCTCACCACTGGCAACTACTTCTCTAACCTCTGGAAGGACTGTGTCTCAGACTCCACTGGGGTGTCCGACTGCAAAGAGTACCCCTCCATGCTGGGACTACCAG TGTTCCTTCACTCAGTAAGGGCTCTGTCCATCTGTTCTGTCATCCTTGGGTTCTTCGCTGGAGTCCTCACACTGATAGGTATGAAGTGCACCAAGATTGGAGGGTCAGAGCTCGCCAACGCACGGGTCACCTTCGCCGGGGGAATCACCTATCTGGCGTCTG GATTTGCTGGCCTGATCGTGTACTCCTGGTGGGGTAACAAAGTAAGATCTGAGTTTGTGGATCCCAATTTCAAGGCACAGAA ATTTGAAATCGGAGCAGCGGTTTTTATTGGCTGGGGAGGCTCGATCTTGCTCATCACCGGTGGTTTCGTACTCAGCTTCTTCTCTGGAAAGGAGGGCCTACGCTCAAC ATCAAAGAAAAGGCCCCGCAGACCTAACTCCTATGCCACAGCTCGGACCAGACGCACATACATGATGCCAAACTCTTCCAGAGTGACTCCAATGCCACAATTGGTCCAAGGGAGCAGAGGTGGCAGAAAGATCAGGACAACAAGAACCACTGGGACATTTAGCAGGGACGATTTTGTTTGA